Proteins from a single region of Macrotis lagotis isolate mMagLag1 chromosome 2, bilby.v1.9.chrom.fasta, whole genome shotgun sequence:
- the LOC141514206 gene encoding uncharacterized protein LOC141514206 produces the protein MSSDFLPRTVLIILLFTVLRVTANSKFAEFKCQKEVSVCKNKKVEIICNSTLDFHRIELYLCYNKTDKGKLLFNMTTVGASKFQEGKHLQLKNQEAMLVIQNTQFSHRGLYRWVLLSKGSTIIYTRLYVSEPPTISKENGSLICQATVVKPGRRIIWSNELPPGQSEFTVPPNVDAKGLIKLSSSQPWNDTFDINPPCCKVVDENDSPEPCEETCYTNSIMCASMNKHEIHFFITIISVLILMNF, from the exons ATGTCTTCTGATTTCTTACCAAGAACAGTTCTGATCATCTTGCTCTTTACTGTTTTAAGGGTCACAGCAAATTCAA AGTTTGCAGAGTTCAAATGCCAGAAAGAAGTATCTGTTTGCAAAAATAAGAAGGTTGAGATAATCTGCAATAGCACCCTGGACTTCCATCGAATAGAATTGTATCTCTGTTATAACAAGACAGACAAAGGAAAACTCCTCTTCAACATGACAACAGTAGGAGCATCTAAATTTCAGGAAGGGAAACATCTCCAACTTAAGAACCAAGAAGCCATGTTGGTGATTCAGAACACCCAATTTTCTCATCGTGGACTCTACCGCTGGGTCCTTTTAAGCAAAGGATCCACAATTATATACACTAGACTATATGTTTCAG AGCCCCCTACGATCTCCAAGGAAAATGGCAGCCTGATATGTCAAGCAACAGTGGTAAAGCCAGGGAGAAGAATCATCTGGTCCAATGAACTGCCCCCAGGGCAGTCAGAGTTCACAGTCCCTCCAAATGTGGATGCCAAAGGCTTAATCAAACTCAGCAGCTCTCAACCTTGGAATGATACTTTTGACATTAATCCACCTTGCTGTAAAGTCGTGGATGAGAATGACTCCCCAGAACCTTGTGAAGAAACTTGCTATACCAATTCCATCATGT GTGCTTCAATGAACAaacatgaaatacatttttttataaccataatttctgttttgattttgatGAATTTTTAG